One Solanum pennellii chromosome 9, SPENNV200 DNA segment encodes these proteins:
- the LOC107031669 gene encoding U-box domain-containing protein 9, which translates to MAKTGVVEGDPLTVKEIELKRELQRLVKAILSQEEINVDAIDKTQQILLALKELKIKRSPSSLDLPFPDEFRCPLSKQLMTDPVMLASGQTYDRPFIQKWLKAGNRTCPQTQQVLSHTILTPNHLIRNMISQWCKNNGIQMPDSVQYLNDEGLTEADRDLFLSLLKKMSSTLSDQKVAARELRLLTKKMPSFRSLFGESTDAIPQLVRPLSQSNSNVNPNLQEDIITTLLNLSIHDNNKKLVAETPKVIPLLVEALRSGTIETRSNAAAALFTLSALDSNKELIGKSGALKPLVELLDEGNPVAMKDVASALFSLCIIQDNKARAVRDGAVRAILKKIMSNVHVDELLAILAMLSNNQKAVEEMGDLGAVTCLLNIIRESSCGRSKENCIAVLYTICYSDRTKWKTLRDEEKTYGTISQLAQNGTARAKRKANGILDRLNRAINLTHTA; encoded by the exons atgGCGAAAACGGGTGTTGTTGAAGGAGATCCACTTACGGTTAAAGAGATAGAGTTGAAAAGAGAGTTGCAGAGATTGGTTAAGGCGATTTTGTCTCAAGAGGAGATTAATGTTGATGCTATCGATAAAACCCAGCAAATACTTCTTGCTTTGAAGGAATTAAAGATTAAACGATCTCCATCCTCTCTCGATCTTCCTTTTCCTGACGAATTTCGATGTCCACTTTCTAAACAACTTATGACAGATCCTGTTATGCTTGCTTCCGGTCAG ACTTATGACAGACCCTTCATTCAGAAATGGTTAAAAGCTGGGAATAGGACGTGCCCTCAAACACAACAAGTACTTTCACATACAATTCTTACACCTAATCACTTGATTCGGAATATGATATCGCAATGGTGTAAAAATAATGGGATTCAAATGCCAGACTCTGTTCAGTATTTGAATGATGAAGGGTTGACTGAAGCTGACCGTGATTTGTTCTTGTCGTTGCTTAAGAAGATGTCTTCAACCTTATCTGATCAAAAAGTTGCTGCAAGAGAATTACGTTTGTTGACGAAGAAAATGCCTTCATTTCGGTCACTATTTGGAGAATCTACAGATGCAATTCCTCAACTTGTTCGTCCCCTATCTCAAAGCAACAGCAATGTTAATCCAAATCTCCAGGAAGACATAATCACAACACTTTTGAATCTGTCCATCCATGACAATAACAAGAAGCTTGTCGCGGAGACTCCAAAGGTTATTCCACTTCTTGTGGAGGCACTAAGATCAGGAACAATTGAAACAAGGAGCAATGCAGCAGCTGCCCTTTTCACCCTATCTGCACTTGATTCTAATAAAGAGCTTATTGGAAAATCTGGTGCCCTTAAACCACTGGTTGAACTTCTAGATGAAGGGAACCCAGTCGCAATGAAGGATGTTGCATCAGCTCTTTTTAGTCTTTGCATTATTCAGGACAATAAGGCGAGAGCGGTTAGAGATGGTGCTGTGAGGGCTATCCTAAAAAAGATAATGAGTAACGTGCATGTCGATGAGTTGCTAGCTATACTAGCTATGCTATCAAATAATCAAAAGGCAGTTGAGGAGATGGGTGACCTTGGGGCGGTTACATGTTTGCTTAATATAATAAGGGAGAGCTCGTGTGGTCGCAGCAAGGAGAATTGTATTGCAGTCCTTTATACAATCTGTTACAGTGATCGAACCAAGTGGAAGACATTAAGGGATGAGGAGAAAACATATGGGACAATCTCTCAACTTGCTCAAAATGGTACAGCAAGAGCCAAGAGGAAGGCTAATGGTATTCTGGACAGACTGAACAGGGCTATCAATCTTACTCATACTGCATAA